One genomic segment of Methanothermobacter wolfeii includes these proteins:
- a CDS encoding tRNA (adenine-N1)-methyltransferase, which produces MHLLMDERGKRYLIKPGSGFESDVGIISPEVIEESQPGQVIETHLGRKVLVLKPNLSDYFELMERKCSILLPKDLGLISAYTGLPKGSRALDAGTGAGTVAMYLANLVGESGHVTTYEVREDFAEVAERNIRNFGFRNIELKNRDIKDGMDEEDLDLVFLDLPKPWEIMEDVHESLLRGGWAVFYNPYIEQVKLIHRIGSKAGFGDIRTFETIEREIEVRKQGTRPRTRMVGHTGYLTFMRKMI; this is translated from the coding sequence TTGCATTTACTGATGGATGAAAGGGGTAAAAGATATCTTATAAAGCCGGGCTCCGGTTTTGAGTCTGACGTTGGAATAATCAGCCCAGAGGTTATAGAGGAGAGCCAGCCGGGTCAGGTGATTGAAACACACCTTGGAAGGAAGGTCCTTGTACTCAAACCAAACCTCTCAGATTACTTTGAACTCATGGAAAGGAAGTGTTCAATACTCCTGCCAAAGGACCTTGGACTCATATCCGCTTACACCGGACTCCCAAAGGGTTCAAGGGCCCTGGATGCGGGTACCGGGGCGGGTACAGTTGCAATGTACCTCGCAAATCTTGTGGGGGAATCAGGGCATGTTACAACCTATGAGGTCCGCGAGGACTTTGCGGAGGTCGCGGAGAGGAACATCAGGAACTTTGGCTTCAGGAACATAGAGCTGAAAAACAGGGACATAAAGGATGGTATGGATGAGGAGGACCTTGACCTTGTCTTCCTGGACCTTCCAAAGCCATGGGAGATAATGGAGGATGTCCATGAATCCCTCCTCAGGGGTGGGTGGGCGGTTTTCTACAACCCCTACATTGAACAGGTGAAACTTATCCATAGAATCGGTTCAAAGGCGGGTTTTGGTGATATAAGGACCTTTGAAACAATTGAACGTGAAATTGAAGTTAGGAAACAGGGGACAAGGCCAAGGACAAGGATGGTTGGACATACAGGTTACCTCACCTTTATGAGAAAGATGATCTAG
- the cdc6-1 gene encoding ORC1-type DNA replication protein Cdc6-1: protein MNIFDEIGDKESVFKDKKFLDHRFLPDRLPHREEQIRSIAKYWVEALNGVTPPDVTIYGKTGTGKTAVAKFAMKQLKEASRDCDVNIRTEYIRCTDYTTEYQVIARLCQQLGRDVPYRGWTKAEIVNTFRNMFKKNAFGQDMILMVVLDEIDILLRNDGDGLLYTLTRTDNVSILSISNYVEFKKFIKPRVRSSLRDREIVFPPYGAQQLVDILEERSKLSFKEGALDDDVIPLCAALAAKEEGDARYALDLLRTAGEIADERESEIVQGDFVREAKDYIEHNKITDIVLTLPSQQQRVLEAILYLTKRKEEITSGRLYEVYKDISKGDSVSYRRIFDFINELEMLGLISTNTVSRGRGKGRTNIINLQCDTSLLEDSLWGV from the coding sequence ATGAATATTTTTGATGAAATTGGGGACAAAGAATCTGTTTTTAAGGATAAAAAGTTTCTGGATCACAGGTTCCTACCTGATAGACTACCTCATAGGGAGGAACAGATAAGGTCCATAGCAAAGTACTGGGTCGAGGCCCTCAATGGAGTAACACCACCCGACGTAACAATATACGGTAAGACCGGGACAGGGAAAACTGCGGTGGCTAAATTTGCCATGAAACAGCTCAAGGAGGCCTCAAGGGACTGTGATGTTAATATAAGGACAGAGTACATAAGGTGCACAGATTACACAACAGAGTATCAGGTTATAGCCAGGCTGTGCCAGCAACTCGGTCGTGATGTCCCCTACCGTGGCTGGACAAAGGCTGAAATTGTTAACACCTTCAGGAACATGTTCAAGAAAAACGCCTTTGGCCAGGACATGATACTCATGGTTGTACTTGACGAGATTGACATACTCCTCAGAAACGATGGCGACGGCCTTCTATACACGCTGACCAGGACTGATAATGTCTCGATACTGTCAATAAGTAACTATGTTGAATTCAAGAAATTCATAAAGCCAAGGGTCAGGAGCAGTCTAAGGGACAGGGAAATAGTATTCCCACCATACGGAGCCCAGCAACTTGTCGATATCCTTGAAGAAAGATCCAAACTATCCTTCAAGGAAGGAGCCCTTGATGATGATGTTATTCCACTCTGCGCTGCCCTGGCTGCGAAGGAGGAGGGTGATGCAAGGTACGCCCTTGACCTTCTCAGAACAGCTGGAGAAATTGCAGATGAAAGGGAATCCGAAATCGTCCAGGGAGACTTTGTAAGGGAGGCCAAGGATTACATAGAGCACAACAAGATCACGGACATAGTACTCACACTTCCAAGCCAGCAGCAGAGGGTCCTTGAAGCAATACTGTACCTGACAAAGAGGAAGGAAGAGATAACTTCAGGAAGACTCTACGAGGTCTACAAGGACATATCGAAGGGGGATTCCGTTTCATACAGGAGAATATTCGACTTCATAAATGAGCTTGAAATGCTGGGCCTCATATCAACAAACACGGTGTCAAGGGGTAGAGGAAAGGGCAGGACAAATATAATAAATCTTCAGTGCGACACGTCTCTTCTTGAGGATTCTCTCTGGGGTGTGTGA
- a CDS encoding DUF5400 family protein, with protein MGMKMAPHFGVLLISIIATALNILMGGGILYIAVALQVLAGISAYIQFMPALKDNFQTAPLYSAHLSMMTVAAILGLASVF; from the coding sequence ATGGGAATGAAAATGGCACCGCACTTTGGTGTGCTTCTGATCTCCATAATTGCAACGGCCCTGAATATTCTGATGGGTGGTGGAATACTCTACATTGCAGTGGCTCTTCAGGTCCTTGCAGGCATATCAGCCTACATACAGTTCATGCCTGCTCTTAAGGACAATTTCCAGACTGCTCCACTCTATTCAGCCCATCTCAGCATGATGACTGTTGCTGCGATTCTGGGGCTTGCTTCAGTGTTTTAA
- a CDS encoding DsrE family protein — protein MISLKGINPYAAAVITENILKNGPEKLNILLDADIREIRDLADKYGVNISSRKVEDGLVLTMTAGEMEEIDVTGETCPGPVITVGEKLSSLKKGQMIKVKSGNRDTLDDLEVSAAEMNAVVVEKSDDYIILEKTEKKDPVEITGRDRVLVVQSNGTANAERAYATFIFSKAARSMGKEVIIFLLMDGVSLARKGGASNVKHPAFPRLDELMREVIDMGVQIYVCEMSAQFRGIDDSALEDGCKIAGAATFITLLSDPRYAVVNF, from the coding sequence ATGATCAGTCTTAAGGGGATAAATCCATACGCAGCAGCGGTAATAACAGAGAACATCCTTAAGAACGGACCTGAAAAACTCAACATCCTCCTGGATGCGGATATAAGGGAAATCAGAGATCTGGCAGATAAATACGGTGTGAATATTTCATCAAGGAAGGTTGAGGATGGTTTGGTGCTTACAATGACAGCCGGAGAGATGGAAGAGATAGATGTTACCGGGGAAACATGTCCCGGCCCCGTTATAACTGTGGGTGAGAAACTCTCATCACTCAAAAAAGGTCAGATGATAAAGGTTAAATCAGGAAACCGGGACACCCTGGATGACCTTGAAGTTTCAGCCGCTGAAATGAATGCAGTGGTTGTTGAAAAATCAGATGACTACATAATACTGGAAAAAACAGAGAAAAAGGATCCGGTTGAGATCACCGGAAGAGACAGGGTCCTTGTGGTGCAGAGCAACGGGACAGCAAACGCTGAAAGGGCCTATGCAACATTCATATTCTCAAAGGCCGCCAGGAGTATGGGCAAGGAAGTCATAATCTTCCTCCTTATGGACGGTGTCAGCCTTGCAAGGAAGGGTGGTGCCTCAAATGTCAAGCACCCGGCATTCCCGCGCCTCGATGAACTCATGAGGGAAGTGATTGATATGGGTGTCCAGATATACGTATGCGAGATGAGCGCCCAGTTCAGGGGTATTGATGACAGCGCCCTTGAAGATGGATGCAAGATTGCAGGTGCTGCAACATTCATAACACTACTCAGTGACCCCAGATACGCTGTGGTGAACTTTTAG
- a CDS encoding DEAD/DEAH box helicase, giving the protein MARYIEHPLIKPGAIEARTYQQVMAAGVLKKGNSMIVAPTALGKTIVAVLVAAERLTKFKGSRVLVLAPSKPLAIQHEESFREFLLASCTSITGSIKPEERVKRWNESQVITATPQTVESDILSGRYDLRDVSLIVFDECHRAVGSYSYVFLASNYIQNANNPLILGLTASPGSDEDKIKHVCENLFIRDVSVKTENDPDVRPYIKPVKIEWVKVKMTPELEEIREHLKRALKSRMKILKNLGVIDSINAGKKDLLMARGRVQNRIARSTNPPKSCYRAISLIAACINVEHAVELLETQGINPLQRYIERLRKKNTKAAKGLIMDPDFTRAAYLTRKASASGIEHPKLDKLMEILKEELRNTESRIIVFTQFRDTLEEIYQRCLREEINAVKFYGQNSRSGEKGLTQKQQREIIKSFRMGNHDVLLSTSVAEEGIDIPSVDLVIMYEPVPSEIRMIQRRGRTGRKRSGRMMVLITEKTRDEAYYYSSMRKENRMKKSLRGGSVEIDVAPLPVKEEPRERPFIYVDSREVNSRVIRELKGMGVEFELRALAAGDYQVSDDVIIERKTTQDFLNSIMDKRLYRQASEMVKSFKKPVIIIEGEDLYSGFIGPDAVRGALAAVAVDFGIPMIPTRSPEDTAAMIKRIAIREQEEKKPDMRVRTDKKPLTLREKQLFIVESLPNIGSRYALRLLRRFGSVMGVMNASEKELRKVEGIGKKRASEIREVLESEFRDD; this is encoded by the coding sequence ATGGCAAGGTACATAGAACACCCCCTCATAAAACCAGGGGCCATTGAGGCAAGGACCTACCAGCAGGTAATGGCAGCCGGTGTGCTTAAAAAGGGCAATTCAATGATCGTGGCCCCTACAGCCCTGGGTAAAACAATCGTTGCGGTTCTTGTGGCTGCTGAAAGGCTCACGAAATTTAAAGGGTCCAGGGTTCTTGTCCTTGCGCCCAGCAAGCCCCTCGCAATACAGCACGAGGAAAGCTTCAGGGAGTTCCTCCTTGCAAGCTGCACGTCCATCACAGGAAGTATAAAACCAGAGGAAAGGGTTAAGCGCTGGAATGAATCTCAGGTTATAACCGCAACACCCCAGACAGTTGAATCAGACATCCTGAGTGGAAGATACGATCTGAGGGATGTTTCTCTAATTGTTTTTGATGAATGTCACCGGGCGGTTGGGTCCTACTCCTACGTATTCCTTGCATCAAATTACATCCAGAATGCAAATAACCCCCTCATACTTGGACTCACCGCATCTCCAGGTTCAGATGAGGATAAGATAAAACACGTCTGTGAAAACCTCTTCATAAGGGATGTTAGCGTGAAAACAGAGAATGATCCCGACGTAAGGCCCTACATAAAACCCGTAAAGATTGAATGGGTGAAGGTGAAGATGACCCCTGAACTGGAGGAGATAAGAGAACACCTGAAAAGGGCCCTTAAATCCAGGATGAAGATCCTGAAGAACCTTGGAGTTATAGACAGCATAAACGCCGGTAAAAAGGACCTCCTCATGGCAAGGGGGCGTGTCCAGAACAGAATCGCCCGTTCAACAAACCCTCCAAAGTCATGTTACAGGGCAATCTCACTCATAGCAGCCTGTATAAATGTTGAACATGCAGTTGAACTCCTTGAAACCCAGGGCATAAACCCCCTCCAGAGGTACATTGAAAGGCTCAGAAAGAAGAATACGAAGGCTGCGAAGGGCCTTATCATGGACCCGGACTTTACCAGGGCCGCGTACCTTACAAGAAAGGCCTCTGCATCGGGAATAGAGCATCCGAAACTTGATAAACTCATGGAAATCCTTAAAGAAGAACTCAGGAACACAGAATCAAGAATAATAGTCTTCACACAGTTCAGGGACACCCTTGAGGAGATCTACCAGAGGTGCCTCAGGGAAGAAATAAATGCGGTTAAATTCTATGGCCAGAACAGCAGAAGCGGTGAGAAGGGCCTTACACAGAAACAGCAGCGGGAGATAATCAAATCCTTCCGTATGGGTAACCATGATGTTCTTCTCTCAACAAGCGTGGCAGAGGAGGGTATAGACATACCCTCGGTGGACCTCGTCATAATGTATGAACCGGTCCCCTCTGAGATAAGGATGATTCAGAGGCGTGGAAGGACAGGGCGGAAAAGATCAGGGCGGATGATGGTCTTGATAACAGAAAAAACCCGTGATGAGGCATACTACTATTCAAGCATGAGGAAGGAGAATAGGATGAAGAAGAGCCTCAGGGGGGGCTCGGTGGAAATTGATGTTGCCCCTCTTCCTGTGAAGGAGGAACCCCGTGAAAGGCCATTCATATACGTCGACTCCCGGGAGGTGAATTCAAGGGTCATCAGGGAACTGAAGGGGATGGGGGTGGAGTTTGAACTCAGGGCCCTTGCAGCGGGTGACTACCAGGTGAGCGATGATGTGATCATAGAAAGAAAAACCACCCAGGACTTCCTTAACTCAATCATGGATAAAAGGCTCTACAGGCAGGCCAGTGAGATGGTTAAAAGTTTTAAAAAACCAGTTATAATAATCGAAGGTGAAGACCTCTACTCAGGTTTCATAGGCCCCGATGCTGTAAGGGGGGCCCTTGCAGCCGTTGCAGTGGACTTTGGAATACCCATGATACCAACAAGGTCCCCTGAAGACACAGCCGCAATGATAAAAAGAATAGCCATAAGGGAGCAGGAAGAAAAGAAACCAGACATGCGTGTAAGGACTGATAAAAAGCCCCTCACACTGAGGGAAAAGCAGCTTTTCATCGTTGAATCACTCCCCAACATAGGATCCAGGTACGCCCTCAGACTACTTAGAAGGTTCGGATCAGTCATGGGGGTCATGAATGCATCAGAAAAGGAATTAAGAAAGGTCGAAGGTATAGGTAAAAAGAGGGCCTCTGAGATAAGGGAAGTGCTGGAATCAGAATTCAGGGATGATTAA
- the pyrB gene encoding aspartate carbamoyltransferase, with protein sequence MFENVISIKDFSRKDIEVILREAEKMEPIAAGMESSDILSGKMLGMMFYEPSTRTRLSFETAMKRLGGDVVGFADTGAISAAKGESLADTARMLAGYSDAIVIRHNLEGAARYVYDTVDVPVINAGDGSGQHPTQTLLDLYTMNRFFGSISDLRVALVGDLKYGRTVHSLAYALAAFGAAMSFVSPPELRMPDDIIHDLQGGGLEVNETEKLEDVIDDVDVLYVTRIQRERFPDPEEYSRIRGAYRIDKPMVEERDLIVMHPLPRVDEISPDVDSLPQAMYFRQAFYGVPVRMALLKMLIKN encoded by the coding sequence ATGTTTGAAAATGTGATTTCAATAAAGGATTTCAGCAGAAAGGACATTGAGGTCATCCTCAGAGAAGCAGAGAAGATGGAACCAATCGCGGCTGGAATGGAATCATCAGATATTCTCTCAGGGAAAATGCTTGGGATGATGTTCTATGAGCCTTCAACAAGGACAAGGCTGTCATTTGAAACTGCCATGAAACGGCTTGGTGGTGATGTTGTTGGTTTTGCAGATACAGGGGCCATATCTGCAGCTAAGGGTGAGAGTCTTGCCGACACCGCCAGGATGCTTGCAGGTTACTCGGACGCCATTGTAATAAGACATAACCTTGAGGGGGCTGCCCGCTATGTTTATGACACCGTTGATGTCCCGGTTATAAATGCAGGGGATGGTTCCGGTCAGCATCCAACCCAGACCCTCCTGGACCTTTACACCATGAACAGGTTCTTCGGAAGCATAAGCGACCTGAGGGTGGCCCTTGTGGGTGACCTCAAGTATGGAAGGACTGTCCACTCCCTTGCCTATGCCCTTGCAGCCTTTGGTGCTGCAATGAGTTTTGTATCACCCCCCGAGTTAAGGATGCCCGATGACATCATACATGACCTTCAGGGGGGAGGGCTTGAGGTTAATGAAACTGAAAAACTTGAGGATGTTATAGATGACGTTGATGTCCTGTACGTTACAAGGATACAGAGGGAACGTTTCCCTGACCCTGAGGAGTATTCAAGAATAAGGGGCGCCTACCGTATAGACAAGCCAATGGTTGAGGAGAGGGACCTCATCGTGATGCATCCGCTGCCAAGGGTTGATGAGATATCACCTGATGTTGATTCGCTTCCCCAGGCCATGTACTTCAGGCAGGCTTTTTATGGTGTTCCAGTCAGGATGGCCCTCCTGAAGATGCTGATAAAGAACTGA